From one Coffea eugenioides isolate CCC68of chromosome 11, Ceug_1.0, whole genome shotgun sequence genomic stretch:
- the LOC113753191 gene encoding uncharacterized protein LOC113753191 isoform X2, translating to MAADQRRRRLNSSTIVGCSFREHREQYRAKKKKLGFPQDDTNGRSNISLEWDDKNKSVVAKREQIGILQRDLAPFIDSVPHSYSSLADILSVPREIFELENLVDVLSYEVWQTRISETERKVLTQFLPKGAEPEKTVQELLSGDNFHFGNPFLKWGAALCAGEFHPDDLLQLEQHITANKKAYFSELQKYHNDMIEELRMWKDRWDGCKDPEEEILQKIWRPGSQAAKSMQFSETRFHDPEENNVATPESCSWATSEKACSNENNQDLPWDTQGRKGFSDSNLNNSSDGLKGIAKPKKVEKLQKRNIQFGDGAKYMSYIKVSKEQHQRVKRTMKHTSNSIQPRSLNNVLGNLETLHVQPFEVFEEEERQKLHDYWLQLVNKDIPVGYRSWITNKLKVQQVAKSLGQELEEKLKFQEKDGERDNYDNLELIDDIGATISPNSSAEELLYGEDEKREVSQSFLEDQKANQVIKAESSIQLEDEEDKETDNLPQQTLDVTENVEEEGESVSISAEEDREENIASISSAHQVKDMTVDSHDNSMLAKVDDLPLMVSEYPGNMNHIDIPVSHRDPRDSADDVWSAVSEPGSFYHSAAFGHQYVSSNAEEKDSERELLHREADELSFYGSFPSQEQILLQEKSDGKQMMHGQPHGVSFFGAYPTQNRNELFESFFRGHDGSLPNYHPDQKRMALDFQQPDNLAMENGQISANFRDQVNLSLPLEMRQKRVNDLYVDHNMQDSVYPDGGRYSIQKHLPVHVQDWNVSTVRMLAPSPSHLSSAGGFVSQNWFPGENRARGGWSSLEGAVASSRSIGSQSNSDQSLFSVLSECNELHASGPASAPYDSVGTTDRFMQPGTYNALGGGIPSTSNILGQTADPLNYFGGHEASAGRKANNLGWIGVSHQNPGLQDSMSKPFVRSWNQ from the exons ATGGCAGCTGATCAGCGGAGGAGACGTCTCAATTCCAGCACCATTGTTGGTTGCTCTTTTCGAGAGCATAGGGAACAATACAGagctaaaaagaagaaattagGATTTCCACAGGATGACACAAATGGGAGGTCTAATATATCTCTTGAGTGGGATGACAAGAACAAGAGTGTTGTTGCCAAGAGGGAACAGATTGGCATTTTGCAGAGAGACTTGGCCCCTTTCATTGATTCTGTTCCTCACAGCTACAGCAGCTTGGCTGACATTCTCAGCGTTCCTCGGGAAATATTTGAATTAGAAAATTTAGTAGACGTCCTTTCATATGAG GTGTGGCAGACTCGTATATCTGAAACTGAGAGAAAGGTTTTGACCCAATTTCTGCCAAAAGGAGCTGAGCCTGAAAAAACTGTTCAGGAGCTGCTTTCGGGGGATAACTTCCACTTTGGAAATCCTTTTCTCAAATG GGGTGCTGCATTGTGTGCTGGTGAGTTCCATCCTGACGATCTTCTTCAGTTGGAGCAGCATATCACGGCTAATAAGAAAGCATACTTTTCTGAGttgcaaaaatatcacaatga CATGATTGAGGAATTACGAATGTGGAAGGATAGATGGGATGGATGCAAGGATCCTGAAGAGGAAATTCTGCAGAAAATATGGAG GCCAGGAAGCCAGGCTGCAAAGAGTATGCAGTTCTCCGAGACTAGGTTTCATGATCCTGAAGAGAACAATGTTGCCACACCAGAATCTTGTTCGTGGGCTACATCTGAGAAGGCATGCAGTAATGAAAATAACCAAGATTTGCCTTGGGATACACAGGGGAG GAAAGGGTTTTCAGACAGCAATCTCAATAACTCATCAGATGGGCTGAAGGGTATTGCAAAACCAAAAAAAGTGGAAAAGCTACAGAAGCGCAATATCCAGTTTGGTGATGGTGCAAAGTATATGTCTTACATCAAG GTCAGCAAAGAACAGCATCAACGTGTTAAGAGAACTATGAAGCATACCAGTAATAGCATACAACCTAGATCTCTGAATAATGTTCTGGGTAACCTTGAAACCCTCCATGTACAGCCATTTGAAgtatttgaagaagaagagaggcaGAAGTTGCATGATTATTG GTTACAATTGGTGAATAAAGATATTCCAGTTGGCTACAGAAGCTGGATAACAAATAAGTTGAAAGTACAGCAAGTCGCAAAGTCTTTGGGTCAAGAGTTGGAAGAAAAACTGAAATTCCAAGAAAAG GATGGCGAGAGAGATaattatgataatttagagcTCATAGATGATATAGGAGCAACAATTTCACCCAATTCAAGTGCAGAAGAG TTGTTGTATGGCGAGGATGAGAAAAGAGAGGTTTCCCAGTCCTTCCTGGAGGATCAAAAGGCTAATCAAGTTATAAAAGCTGAAAGTTCTATACAATTAGAG GATGAAGAGGACAAGGAAACTGATAACCTACCTCAGCAAACACTTGATGTGACAGAAAACGTGGAAGAAGAAGGCGAGTCTGTCTCAATTTCTGCTGAAGAAGATCGTGAAGAGAACATTGCATCAATCAGCAGTGCCCATCAGGTCAAGGACATGACTGTGGATTCTCATGACAATAGTATGCTTGCAAAAGTGGATGATCTTCCTTTGATGGTGTCTGAATACCCAGGAAATATGAACCACATCGATATACCTGTTAGTCACAGGGATCCTCGCGATTCTGCTGATGATGTTTGGTCGGCAGTTAGTGAGCCTGGTTCTTTCTATCATTCTGCTGCCTTTGGTCATCAGTATGTCTCTTCAA ATGCTGAGGAAAAAGATTCTGAGAGGGAGCTTTTGCACAGAGAAGCTGACGAGCTGTCATTCTATGGTTCTTTCCCTAGTCAAGAACAGATTTTACTGCAGGAAAAGAGTGATGGGAAGCAGATGATGCATGGACAGCCTCATGGTGTGTCTTTCTTTGGTGCTTATCCTACTCAAAACCGAAATGAGCTGTTTGAGTCTTTCTTCAGGGGCCATGATGGTAGCCTACCTAATTACCATCCAGATCAGAAAAGGATGGCCTTGGATTTTCAACAACCAGATAATCTAGCAATGGAGAATGGCCAAATTTCAGCCAATTTCAGGGATCAGGTTAATCTTTCACTCCCGCTGGAGATGAGGCAGAAAAGAGTGAATGATCTTTATGTGGATCACAATATGCAGGACAGTGTATACCCTGATGGAGGAAGATATTCCATTCAAAAGCACTTGCCAGTCCACGTTCAGGATTGGAATGTGAGTACAGTTCGCATGCTAGCACCTTCTCCCTCTCATTTAAGTAGTGCTGGGGGTTTTGTGAGTCAGAATTGGTTTCCTGGAGAAAATCGGGCCCGAGGTGGGTGGTCGAGTTTGGAAGGTGCTGTTGCTTCCAGCAGGAGCATTGGAAGTCAAAGTAACTCGGACCAAAGCTTGTTCAGTGTTTTATCAGAATGTAATGAGTTGCATGCTAGTGGGCCCGCCTCTGCCCCTTATGATTCAGTAGGTACCACAGACCGGTTCATGCAGCCTGGGACGTACAATGCGTTGGGTGGAGGGATCCCCAGTACAAGCAACATTTTAGGGCAGACGGCAGATCCACTGAACTACTTTGGCGGACATGAAGCCAGCGCTGGCCGTAAGGCTAACAACTTGGGATGGATAGGCGTGTCACATCAGAACCCAGGATTACAGGACTCGATGAGCAAACCATTTGTGAGGTCTTGGAATCAATAA
- the LOC113753191 gene encoding uncharacterized protein LOC113753191 isoform X1 has protein sequence MAADQRRRRLNSSTIVGCSFREHREQYRAKKKKLGFPQDDTNGRSNISLEWDDKNKSVVAKREQIGILQRDLAPFIDSVPHSYSSLADILSVPREIFELENLVDVLSYEVWQTRISETERKVLTQFLPKGAEPEKTVQELLSGDNFHFGNPFLKWGAALCAGEFHPDDLLQLEQHITANKKAYFSELQKYHNDMIEELRMWKDRWDGCKDPEEEILQKIWRPGSQAAKSMQFSETRFHDPEENNVATPESCSWATSEKACSNENNQDLPWDTQGRKGFSDSNLNNSSDGLKGIAKPKKVEKLQKRNIQFGDGAKYMSYIKVSKEQHQRVKRTMKHTSNSIQPRSLNNVLGNLETLHVQPFEVFEEEERQKLHDYWLQLVNKDIPVGYRSWITNKLKVQQVAKSLGQELEEKLKFQEKDGERDNYDNLELIDDIGATISPNSSAEELLYGEDEKREVSQSFLEDQKANQVIKAESSIQLEDEEDKETDNLPQQTLDVTENVEEEGESVSISAEEDREENIASISSAHQVKDMTVDSHDNSMLAKVDDLPLMVSEYPGNMNHIDIPVSHRDPRDSADDVWSAVSEPGSFYHSAAFGHQYVSSSELSLSHPQIMEEQPTNIINLEADAEEKDSERELLHREADELSFYGSFPSQEQILLQEKSDGKQMMHGQPHGVSFFGAYPTQNRNELFESFFRGHDGSLPNYHPDQKRMALDFQQPDNLAMENGQISANFRDQVNLSLPLEMRQKRVNDLYVDHNMQDSVYPDGGRYSIQKHLPVHVQDWNVSTVRMLAPSPSHLSSAGGFVSQNWFPGENRARGGWSSLEGAVASSRSIGSQSNSDQSLFSVLSECNELHASGPASAPYDSVGTTDRFMQPGTYNALGGGIPSTSNILGQTADPLNYFGGHEASAGRKANNLGWIGVSHQNPGLQDSMSKPFVRSWNQ, from the exons ATGGCAGCTGATCAGCGGAGGAGACGTCTCAATTCCAGCACCATTGTTGGTTGCTCTTTTCGAGAGCATAGGGAACAATACAGagctaaaaagaagaaattagGATTTCCACAGGATGACACAAATGGGAGGTCTAATATATCTCTTGAGTGGGATGACAAGAACAAGAGTGTTGTTGCCAAGAGGGAACAGATTGGCATTTTGCAGAGAGACTTGGCCCCTTTCATTGATTCTGTTCCTCACAGCTACAGCAGCTTGGCTGACATTCTCAGCGTTCCTCGGGAAATATTTGAATTAGAAAATTTAGTAGACGTCCTTTCATATGAG GTGTGGCAGACTCGTATATCTGAAACTGAGAGAAAGGTTTTGACCCAATTTCTGCCAAAAGGAGCTGAGCCTGAAAAAACTGTTCAGGAGCTGCTTTCGGGGGATAACTTCCACTTTGGAAATCCTTTTCTCAAATG GGGTGCTGCATTGTGTGCTGGTGAGTTCCATCCTGACGATCTTCTTCAGTTGGAGCAGCATATCACGGCTAATAAGAAAGCATACTTTTCTGAGttgcaaaaatatcacaatga CATGATTGAGGAATTACGAATGTGGAAGGATAGATGGGATGGATGCAAGGATCCTGAAGAGGAAATTCTGCAGAAAATATGGAG GCCAGGAAGCCAGGCTGCAAAGAGTATGCAGTTCTCCGAGACTAGGTTTCATGATCCTGAAGAGAACAATGTTGCCACACCAGAATCTTGTTCGTGGGCTACATCTGAGAAGGCATGCAGTAATGAAAATAACCAAGATTTGCCTTGGGATACACAGGGGAG GAAAGGGTTTTCAGACAGCAATCTCAATAACTCATCAGATGGGCTGAAGGGTATTGCAAAACCAAAAAAAGTGGAAAAGCTACAGAAGCGCAATATCCAGTTTGGTGATGGTGCAAAGTATATGTCTTACATCAAG GTCAGCAAAGAACAGCATCAACGTGTTAAGAGAACTATGAAGCATACCAGTAATAGCATACAACCTAGATCTCTGAATAATGTTCTGGGTAACCTTGAAACCCTCCATGTACAGCCATTTGAAgtatttgaagaagaagagaggcaGAAGTTGCATGATTATTG GTTACAATTGGTGAATAAAGATATTCCAGTTGGCTACAGAAGCTGGATAACAAATAAGTTGAAAGTACAGCAAGTCGCAAAGTCTTTGGGTCAAGAGTTGGAAGAAAAACTGAAATTCCAAGAAAAG GATGGCGAGAGAGATaattatgataatttagagcTCATAGATGATATAGGAGCAACAATTTCACCCAATTCAAGTGCAGAAGAG TTGTTGTATGGCGAGGATGAGAAAAGAGAGGTTTCCCAGTCCTTCCTGGAGGATCAAAAGGCTAATCAAGTTATAAAAGCTGAAAGTTCTATACAATTAGAG GATGAAGAGGACAAGGAAACTGATAACCTACCTCAGCAAACACTTGATGTGACAGAAAACGTGGAAGAAGAAGGCGAGTCTGTCTCAATTTCTGCTGAAGAAGATCGTGAAGAGAACATTGCATCAATCAGCAGTGCCCATCAGGTCAAGGACATGACTGTGGATTCTCATGACAATAGTATGCTTGCAAAAGTGGATGATCTTCCTTTGATGGTGTCTGAATACCCAGGAAATATGAACCACATCGATATACCTGTTAGTCACAGGGATCCTCGCGATTCTGCTGATGATGTTTGGTCGGCAGTTAGTGAGCCTGGTTCTTTCTATCATTCTGCTGCCTTTGGTCATCAGTATGTCTCTTCAAGTGAGTTGTCACTTTCACATCCCCAAATTATGGAGGAGCAACCAACTAATATAATTAATTTGGAAGCAGATGCTGAGGAAAAAGATTCTGAGAGGGAGCTTTTGCACAGAGAAGCTGACGAGCTGTCATTCTATGGTTCTTTCCCTAGTCAAGAACAGATTTTACTGCAGGAAAAGAGTGATGGGAAGCAGATGATGCATGGACAGCCTCATGGTGTGTCTTTCTTTGGTGCTTATCCTACTCAAAACCGAAATGAGCTGTTTGAGTCTTTCTTCAGGGGCCATGATGGTAGCCTACCTAATTACCATCCAGATCAGAAAAGGATGGCCTTGGATTTTCAACAACCAGATAATCTAGCAATGGAGAATGGCCAAATTTCAGCCAATTTCAGGGATCAGGTTAATCTTTCACTCCCGCTGGAGATGAGGCAGAAAAGAGTGAATGATCTTTATGTGGATCACAATATGCAGGACAGTGTATACCCTGATGGAGGAAGATATTCCATTCAAAAGCACTTGCCAGTCCACGTTCAGGATTGGAATGTGAGTACAGTTCGCATGCTAGCACCTTCTCCCTCTCATTTAAGTAGTGCTGGGGGTTTTGTGAGTCAGAATTGGTTTCCTGGAGAAAATCGGGCCCGAGGTGGGTGGTCGAGTTTGGAAGGTGCTGTTGCTTCCAGCAGGAGCATTGGAAGTCAAAGTAACTCGGACCAAAGCTTGTTCAGTGTTTTATCAGAATGTAATGAGTTGCATGCTAGTGGGCCCGCCTCTGCCCCTTATGATTCAGTAGGTACCACAGACCGGTTCATGCAGCCTGGGACGTACAATGCGTTGGGTGGAGGGATCCCCAGTACAAGCAACATTTTAGGGCAGACGGCAGATCCACTGAACTACTTTGGCGGACATGAAGCCAGCGCTGGCCGTAAGGCTAACAACTTGGGATGGATAGGCGTGTCACATCAGAACCCAGGATTACAGGACTCGATGAGCAAACCATTTGTGAGGTCTTGGAATCAATAA
- the LOC113753191 gene encoding uncharacterized protein LOC113753191 isoform X3: protein MAADQRRRRLNSSTIVGCSFREHREQYRAKKKKLGFPQDDTNGRSNISLEWDDKNKSVVAKREQIGILQRDLAPFIDSVPHSYSSLADILSVPREIFELENLVDVLSYEVWQTRISETERKVLTQFLPKGAEPEKTVQELLSGDNFHFGNPFLKWGAALCAGEFHPDDLLQLEQHITANKKAYFSELQKYHNDMIEELRMWKDRWDGCKDPEEEILQKIWRPGSQAAKSMQFSETRFHDPEENNVATPESCSWATSEKACSNENNQDLPWDTQGRKGFSDSNLNNSSDGLKGIAKPKKVEKLQKRNIQFGDGAKYMSYIKVSKEQHQRVKRTMKHTSNSIQPRSLNNVLGNLETLHVQPFEVFEEEERQKLHDYWLQLVNKDIPVGYRSWITNKLKVQQVAKSLGQELEEKLKFQEKDGERDNYDNLELIDDIGATISPNSSAEELLYGEDEKREVSQSFLEDQKANQVIKAESSIQLEDEEDKETDNLPQQTLDVTENVEEEGESVSISAEEDREENIASISSAHQVKDMTVDSHDNSMLAKVDDLPLMVSEYPGNMNHIDIPVSHRDPRDSADDVWSAVSEPGSFYHSAAFGHQC, encoded by the exons ATGGCAGCTGATCAGCGGAGGAGACGTCTCAATTCCAGCACCATTGTTGGTTGCTCTTTTCGAGAGCATAGGGAACAATACAGagctaaaaagaagaaattagGATTTCCACAGGATGACACAAATGGGAGGTCTAATATATCTCTTGAGTGGGATGACAAGAACAAGAGTGTTGTTGCCAAGAGGGAACAGATTGGCATTTTGCAGAGAGACTTGGCCCCTTTCATTGATTCTGTTCCTCACAGCTACAGCAGCTTGGCTGACATTCTCAGCGTTCCTCGGGAAATATTTGAATTAGAAAATTTAGTAGACGTCCTTTCATATGAG GTGTGGCAGACTCGTATATCTGAAACTGAGAGAAAGGTTTTGACCCAATTTCTGCCAAAAGGAGCTGAGCCTGAAAAAACTGTTCAGGAGCTGCTTTCGGGGGATAACTTCCACTTTGGAAATCCTTTTCTCAAATG GGGTGCTGCATTGTGTGCTGGTGAGTTCCATCCTGACGATCTTCTTCAGTTGGAGCAGCATATCACGGCTAATAAGAAAGCATACTTTTCTGAGttgcaaaaatatcacaatga CATGATTGAGGAATTACGAATGTGGAAGGATAGATGGGATGGATGCAAGGATCCTGAAGAGGAAATTCTGCAGAAAATATGGAG GCCAGGAAGCCAGGCTGCAAAGAGTATGCAGTTCTCCGAGACTAGGTTTCATGATCCTGAAGAGAACAATGTTGCCACACCAGAATCTTGTTCGTGGGCTACATCTGAGAAGGCATGCAGTAATGAAAATAACCAAGATTTGCCTTGGGATACACAGGGGAG GAAAGGGTTTTCAGACAGCAATCTCAATAACTCATCAGATGGGCTGAAGGGTATTGCAAAACCAAAAAAAGTGGAAAAGCTACAGAAGCGCAATATCCAGTTTGGTGATGGTGCAAAGTATATGTCTTACATCAAG GTCAGCAAAGAACAGCATCAACGTGTTAAGAGAACTATGAAGCATACCAGTAATAGCATACAACCTAGATCTCTGAATAATGTTCTGGGTAACCTTGAAACCCTCCATGTACAGCCATTTGAAgtatttgaagaagaagagaggcaGAAGTTGCATGATTATTG GTTACAATTGGTGAATAAAGATATTCCAGTTGGCTACAGAAGCTGGATAACAAATAAGTTGAAAGTACAGCAAGTCGCAAAGTCTTTGGGTCAAGAGTTGGAAGAAAAACTGAAATTCCAAGAAAAG GATGGCGAGAGAGATaattatgataatttagagcTCATAGATGATATAGGAGCAACAATTTCACCCAATTCAAGTGCAGAAGAG TTGTTGTATGGCGAGGATGAGAAAAGAGAGGTTTCCCAGTCCTTCCTGGAGGATCAAAAGGCTAATCAAGTTATAAAAGCTGAAAGTTCTATACAATTAGAG GATGAAGAGGACAAGGAAACTGATAACCTACCTCAGCAAACACTTGATGTGACAGAAAACGTGGAAGAAGAAGGCGAGTCTGTCTCAATTTCTGCTGAAGAAGATCGTGAAGAGAACATTGCATCAATCAGCAGTGCCCATCAGGTCAAGGACATGACTGTGGATTCTCATGACAATAGTATGCTTGCAAAAGTGGATGATCTTCCTTTGATGGTGTCTGAATACCCAGGAAATATGAACCACATCGATATACCTGTTAGTCACAGGGATCCTCGCGATTCTGCTGATGATGTTTGGTCGGCAGTTAGTGAGCCTGGTTCTTTCTATCATTCTGCTGCCTTTGGTCATCA ATGCTGA